A single region of the Lates calcarifer isolate ASB-BC8 linkage group LG3, TLL_Latcal_v3, whole genome shotgun sequence genome encodes:
- the col16a1 gene encoding collagen alpha-1(XVI) chain isoform X3, producing MWLLCSSLTLLALSFGSCDTSPSEQGIQCPSLQVDEWKFPQTARHNITGFNLVRRFSLLKSQDVKKIRNPRGPVILRLGKRALLRPTDQVFPHGLPDEFTLIFTLALKKAALRDTVYLFQISDQQGYPQLSVDLSGPDGTLSLRAKGIDPDGDMVSCVFTGEGVEALMDLRWHKVALSVQQGAASLHVDCSSIETHPLEPRGGLPTDGHTLLGIRASDAAAVQMDIQQAMLYCDPSLAIQEACCEIPGARCPPDAPKSRRAAENDLLENTFNQDIFASRDLAEKCAGCLFLSREENVEHFGGAPGLKGEKGDRGDDCSGSHSGPCTEGPKGQKGEKGEPATPGNWGEAAGYKGDKGQKGEIGPQGLTGTPGRDGQTGSVCVVGPKGQKGTPGKVGPEGLAGEPGKPGLPGLPGAGKPGPPGPPGEPGGAKGDKGNTGAPGEDGLPGDPGPRGPAGSKGEKGDPCEVCPVLPADMVNTVALQGKPGPKGEPGLPGIGERGLPGPQGADGKAGQKGETGSNGRKGEKGEPCSVCPTLGEFPPNLVPSGMTQNLQQKGEKGEPGTGQKGDQGEPGKEGSPGLRGEKGNAGSRGADGKPGKPGPRGPGGKDGQKGTKGEQGLPGLGLPGMKGEKGECGVCQPSEVGSGPAGYKMPEGAKGKPGEPGPPGPPGPPGLGADGKQGPPGLAGVKGEKGEQGDRGDKGLDGAPGAPGLPGEPGQDGLVGLKGEKGDACTSCPSLGTTVGDGVAVPGPKGERGDPGPPGEGKPGKNGKPGLPGVQGPVGPKGSKGEAGVAGVGVPGPQGEEGPRGLPGLVGPHGARGLPGPIGPAGEKGSRGDVGAPGPQGPMGFGVAGPPGKDGAPGSKGLPGADGRPGLDGAKGDKGEPGECNCIMPVHTGIGGPGAPGTPVNVWQPGPQGPPGPPGPPGPPGPQGVIGIQGPQYSTVPNQLPQDSTGVDGDEDCDGGCSQGLPGVPGMAGAKGEKGDQGKPGVTPLDSCDRCLERLQREQATQAVDDRSCTGAPGLPGMPGSPGIKGEPGTPGERGQAGIPGSMGPPGFPGPQGPSGLPGQQGERGSPGLTGMKGEQGPPGTPGYPGSMGPPGLPGLKGERGSPGGAGQKGESGPPGNPGYQGQAGLPGSKGDTGPAGPPGEKGEPGFQGQPGFPGPPGPPGPSGKSGREGLPGLKGEKGNDGAQGSQGPTGPPGSPGSPGLMGPPGIEGMDGKDGKPGLRGEQGPPGPAGPRGIPGFKGKTGHVGFPGQKGEAGPSGPPGPPGRPGHDGDPGTPGAQGRPGPPGHIGSTGPAGPPGPPGASGLGIKGDKGQAGERGSPGMVGPPGPPGHPGPMGEPGSDGAAGKDGTAGPPGENGQPGQKGESGAPGQRGPPGERGRPGPPGGGGYLSKDAQPMIGPVGPRGERGSPGSSGPPGLPGPPGSPGNDAVVNYDEIKNFIRQQVIKIFDERMAYYMSRMQMPVEMVASPGRPGPPGKDGSPGNPGAPGAPGLPGQIGRQGRPGGLGPPGPRGPPGEKGDKGIGEMGDVGPPGAPGVPGPPGYGKMGPPGPVGQQGVPGIPGPPGPTGSKGNDGRCNPGDCMSHQVEYSPKGPPIKGPW from the exons TCAGGTGTTCCCACATGGCCTACCTGACGAGTTCACCTTGATCTTCACCTTGGCTTTAAAGAAGGCTGCCCTGAGGGACACCGTCTACCTCTTCCAGATATCTGATCAGCAGGGATATCCACAG CTCTCTGTAGACCTTAGTGGCCCAGATGGCACCCTGTCCCTGCGAGCCAAAGGCATAGACCCTGATGGTGACATGGTGAGCTGTGTTTTCACCGGGGAGGGCGTGGAGGCCCTGATGGACCTGCGCTGGCACAAGGTGGCCCTCAGCGTGCAACAAGGGGCCGCCTCCCTCCACGTGGACTGCAGTTCCATTGAGACCCATCCCCTGGAGCCCCGTGGAGGTCTGCCCACTGACGGACACACTTTGCTGGGCATTCGTGCCTCTGATGCCGCGGCTGTGCAG ATGGACATTCAGCAGGCGATGCTGTATTGTGACCCATCCTTGGCCATTCAGGAGGCCTGCTGTGAGATACCTGGAGCTCGG TGCCCTCCTGATGCTCCCAAGAGCCGTCGTGCTGCTGAGAACGACCTgttggaaaacacatttaaccag GATATTTTTGCATCCAGGGATCTGGCAGAGAAA tgTGCTGGTTGTTTATTCCTGAGTAGGGAAGAAAAT gtagAACATTTTGGTGGGGCTCCTGGGTTGAAAGGGGAAAAAGGTGACCGG GGTGATGACTGTTCTGGCTCCCATTCAGGTCCA TGCACAGAGGGACCCAAGGGCcagaagggagagaaaggcGAGCCG GCGACGCCCGGCAACTGGGGCGAAGCAGCTGGGTACAAG GGAGATAAAGGTCAGAAGGGAGAGATCGGTCCACAGGGTCTCACAGGCACTCCAGGGAGGGAC GGTCAAACAGGGTCCGTCTGTGTAGTCGGCCCCAAGGGACAGAAG GGTACCCCAGGTAAGGTGGGTCCTGAAGGGTTGGCTGGGGAGCCAGGGAAACCGGGACTTCCAGGCCTGCCAGGAGCTGGAAAGCCAGGCCCCCCA gGTCCTCCTGGTGAACCGGGTGGTGCAAAAGGAGACAAG GGGAATACAGGAGCTCCAGGAGAAGATGGATTGCCAGGAGATCCA GGACCAAGAGGACCAGCAGGGTCTAAAGGAGAGAAG GGTGACCCGTGTGAAGTGTGCCCTGTGCTGCCTGCAGACATGGTCAACACTGTGGCTCTGCAAGGGAAGCCCGGCCCTAAAGGCGAGCCTGGATTACCGGGGATAGGAGAGAGAGGATTGCCT GGGCCTCAAGGTGCAGATGGCAAGGCAGGACAGAAG GGAGAAACAGGATCAAATggcagaaaaggagaaaag GGAGAGCCGTGTTCTGTGTGCCCCACTCTCGGAGAGTTTCCCCCTAACCTTGTGCCCAGTGGCATGACCCAAAACTTGCAACAGAAGGGAGAGAAGGGTGAGCCTGGGACTGGACAGAAAGGAGATCAA GGGGAGCCAGGAAAGGAAGGATCACCTGGCCTTAGAGGAGAGAAG GGTAATGCAGGCAGCCGAGGCGCTGACGGTAAGCCG GGAAAACCCGGACCAAGGGGACCTGGTGGCAAGGATGGACAGAAAGGCACAAAG GGAGAACAAGGGCTGCCTGGTCTTGGTCTTCCTGGCATGAAGGGTGAGAAG GGTGAGTGCGGTGTGTGCCAGCCATCTGAAGTTGGCAGTGGGCCCGCTGGATACAAAATGCCGGAGGGAGCAAAAGGCAAGCCAGGCGAACCAGGCCCTCCAGGGCCACCCGGACCTCCAGGTCTCGGAGCTGATGGCAAACAG GGGCCGCCAGGTCTTGCTGGTGTAAAAGGAGAAAAG GGTGAACAAGGCGACCGAGGAGACAAGGGATTGGACGGTGCTCCTGGAGCCCCAGGACTTCCTGGAGAGCCTGGTCAGGATGGACTAGTTGGCTTGAAGGGAGAGAAG GGTGATGCATGTACCAGCTGTCCTTCTCTGGGCACTACAGTGGGTGATGGTGTTGCTGTGCCAGGCcccaaaggagagagaggagacccAGGTCCCCCAGGAGAAGGGAAACCTGGCAAAAAT GGAAAACCAGGCTTACCAGGTGTGCAGGGGCCTGTCGGTCCCAAAGGAAGCAAG GGAGAAGCTGGAGTTGCAGGAGTCGGCGTTCCAGGACCTCAA GGTGAAGAGGGACCAAGAGGGCTACCAGGACTTGTA GGACCTCATGGAGCCAGAGGATTGCCTGGCCCTATTGGCCCTGCAGGGGAAAAG GGCTCCAGAGGAGATGTCGGGGCTCCAGGACCACAGGGGCCCATGGGCTTTGGAGTGGCAGGACCCCCA GGTAAAGATGGAGCCCCCGGCTCTAAAGGTTTGCCAGGAGCTGATGGCAGACCT GGACTTGATGGAGCTAAGGGGGACAAG GGAGAACCTGGAGAGTGCAACTGCATTATGCCAGTGCACACGGGCATAGGCGGACCT GGAGCTCCAGGAACTCCAGTAAACGTGTGGCAGCCTGGGCCTCAG GGCCCACCAGGACCTCCTGGGCCCCCTGGCCCACCTGGGCCCCAGGGTGTTATTGGAATCCAAGGACCCCAG TATTCCACTGTGCCAAACCAGCTTCCTCAAGACTCCACTGGAGTAGACGGTGAT GAAGACTGTGATGGGGGCTGTTCCCAAGGGTTGCCAGGGGTGCCAGGTATGGCTGGTGCCAAGGGTGAAAAAGGAGATCAGGGCAAGCCTGGTGTAACCCCCTTGGACAGCTGTGACAGG TGTTTGGAGAGACTGCAGAGGGAGCAGGCGACACAGGCAGTG GATGACCGATCCTGCACAGGAGCTCCTGGACTTCCAGGAATGCCTGGATCACCGGGAATCAAAGGAGAGCCA GGTACACCAGGAGAGAGAGGCCAAGCTGGAATACCAGGAAGCATG ggaCCTCCTGGTTTCCCTGGTCCTCAGGGCCCATCTGGTTTACCT GGTCAGCAGGGTGAGCGAGGGTCACCTGGCCTCACAGGAATGAAGGGCGAGCAG GGCCCTCCGGGGACGCCTGGCTACCCAGGATCCATGGGACCACCTGGGCTGCCC GGACTAAAGGGTGAACGTGGGAGCCCCGGAGGCGCTGGTCAGAAGGGAGAATCA GGTCCTCCTGGTAACCCTGGGTATCAAGGACAGGCTGGCTTACCG GGCAGTAAAGGAGACACAGGACCAGCAGGGCCTCCAGGTGAAAAAGGGGAACCG GGTTTCCAAGGACAACCAGGCTTCCCAGGACCACCT gGTCCACCAGGTCCCTCTGGCAAAAGTGGAAGGGAAGGGCTCCCTGGACTCAAAGGTGAAAAA GGCAACGATGGTGCTCAAGGGTCTCAGGGACCAACTGGACCTCCAGGCTCACCAGGCTCCCCAGGATTGATG GGCCCCCCTGGCATTGAAGGAATGGATGGGAAAGATGGTAAACCAGGGTTGCGG GGAGAGCAAGGCCCTCCAGGCCCTGCAGGACCAAGAGGAATCCCA GGATTCAAAGGGAAAACTGGCCATGTTGGCTTCCCTGGGCAGAAG GGTGAGGCTGGACCTTCAGGTCCACCTGGACCTCCAGGCAGACCAGGACATGAT GGTGATCCCGGTACCCCTGGAGCTCAGGGTCGACCTGGACCCCCCGGCCACATT GGTTCTACAGGTCCAGCTGGACCTCCAGGTCCTCCTGGTGCATCAGGACTG GGTATAAAGGGAGATAAGGGCCAGGCTGGTGAGAGGGGTTCACCTGGGATGGTAGGACCCCCAGGGCCACCCGGACACCCGGGGCCCATG GGAGAGCCAGGCAGTGATGGCGCTGCTGGTAAAGAT GGAACGGCAGGGCCACCAGGGGAGAATGGGCAGCCAGGTCAAAAG GGTGAGTCAGGGGCCCCAGGCCAAAGGGGTCCTCCTGGGGAGAGAGGCAGACCAGGGCCTCCTGGTGGTGGAGGTTACCTCTCCAAGGATGCACAGCCAATGATTGGCCCAGTCGGACCCAGAGGGGAAAGGGGAAGCCCAGGTTCGTCAGGCCCCCCCGGACTTCCTGGACCTCCAGGGTCGCCAGGAAACGAT GCTGTAGTTAATTATGATGAAATCAAAAACTTCATTCGCCAGCAGGTCATCAAGATCTTCGATG AGAGAATGGCCTATTACATGTCTCGCATGCAGATGCCAGTAGAGATGGTGGCATCCCCAGGTCGGCCTGGGCCCCCAGGGAAAGATGGCTCTCCAGGTAATCCCGGCGCCCCGGGTGCACCTGGCCTCCCGGGACAGATCGGCAGGCAAGGCCGGCCAGGAGGCCTAGGACCCCCAG GACCACGAGGACCACcaggagaaaaaggagacaaGGGCATTGGGGAGATGGGAGATGTAGGACCTCCAGGTGCACCAG GTGTCCCTGGACCTCCTGGCTATGGTAAGATGGGACCTCCAGGTCCTGTTGGCCAGCAAGGTGTTCCTGGGATCCCAGGACCTCCGGGACCAACTGGTTCAAAGGGAAATGATGGCAGGTGTAATCCTGGAGACTGTATGAGCCATCAAGTAGAATACAGCCCCAAGGGCCCACCTATCAAGGGCCCCTGGTAG